The proteins below come from a single Salvelinus fontinalis isolate EN_2023a chromosome 1, ASM2944872v1, whole genome shotgun sequence genomic window:
- the LOC129815170 gene encoding protein Tob1-like translates to MQLEIQVALNFIISYLYNKLPRRRVNIFGEELERQLKKKYEGHWYTDKPYKGSGYRCLHVGEKVDPVVEQAAKESGLDLDDVRDNLPQDLSVWIDPFEVSYQLGEKGQVKVLYVDDDNENNGSELDKEVKNSFNPEAQVFMPISDSIGTSSESSSPSPPFGQSAVISPSFMPRSTYPITFTTATFAATKFGSTKMKVSGRNNNNNGNGNKVACTSPTNDLGLNVNTLMKQKAVSTSMYSLYSLGQQQNASALSPNAKEFVFPSLQGQGSSGGVFPSLQGQGSSGGVFPGLQGQGSSGGVFPGLQGQGSSGGVFPSLQGHGSSGGVFPSLQGQGSSGGVFPSEGSLSLNSLQYNNAFDVFAAYGDLNDKSLNDGLNFNLSNMQYSKQQFQSVMAN, encoded by the coding sequence ATGCAGCTTGAAATCCAAGTAGCACTTAACTTTATTATTTCCTATTTGTACAACAAACTCCCCAGACGGCGTGTGAACATCTTCGGGGAGGAGCTCGAGAGGCAGCTGAAGAAGAAGTACGAGGGCCACTGGTACACGGATAAGCCATACAAGGGCTCTGGGTACAGGTGCCTCCACGTAGGGGAGAAGGTGGACCCTGTGGTGGAGCAGGCAGCCAAGGAGAGTGGCCTGGACTTGGACGACGTCCGGGATAATCTCCCTCAGGACCTAAGTGTGTGGATTGACCCCTTCGAGGTGTCCTACCAGCTTGGCGAGAAGGGGCAGGTCAAGGTGCTGTACGTGGATGATGACAATGAGAACAACGGGTCCGAGTTGGACAAGGAGGTCAAGAACAGCTTCAACCCAGAGGCCCAGGTCTTCATGCCCATCAGTGACTCTATCGGGACCTCTTCTGAGTCCAGCTCTCCTTCACCCCCCTTCGGGCAATCTGCGGTCATTAGCCCCTCCTTCATGCCGCGCTCCACCTATCCTATAACCTTCACCACCGCCACCTTCGCCGCCACCAAGTTTGGCTCCACCAAGATGAAGGTCTCCGGccgcaacaacaacaacaatggtAATGGCAACAAGGTGGCCTGCACCTCCCCAACCAACGACCTGGGGCTGAATGTGAACACCCTAATGAAGCAGAAAGCCGTTTCCACCTCTATGTACTCTCTGTATAGCCTGGGCCAGCAGCAGAATGCCTCTGCACTCTCTCCTAATGCTAAGGAGTTTGTGTTCCCCAGCCTCCAGGGTCAGGGGAGCTCCGGTGGCGTGTTCCCCAGCCTCCAGGGTCAGGGGAGCTCCGGTGGCGTGTTCCCCGGCCTCCAGGGTCAGGGGAGCTCCGGTGGCGTGTTCCCCGGCCTCCAGGGTCAGGGGAGCTCCGGTGGCGTGTTCCCCAGCCTCCAGGGTCACGGGAGCTCTGGTGGCGTGTTCCCCAGCCTCCAGGGTCAGGGGAGCTCCGGTGGCGTGTTCCCCAGCGAGGGCTCTCTCAGCCTCAACTCGCTGCAGTACAACAATGCCTTTGATGTGTTTGCGGCCTACGGAGATCTCAACGACAAGTCCCTCAATGATGGGCTGAACTTCAACCTCAGCAACATGCAGTATTCCAAGCAGCAATTCCAGTCGGTCATGGCTAACTAA